One part of the Clarias gariepinus isolate MV-2021 ecotype Netherlands chromosome 24, CGAR_prim_01v2, whole genome shotgun sequence genome encodes these proteins:
- the si:dkeyp-117b8.4 gene encoding zinc finger BED domain-containing protein 4, with product MEFPGRRRPGSLGTPTLRRRMDRMLPFSERRTSKVWDHYTQLSMHRVECNHCKRQLSFHNSTTSMREHLGRKHSIRDGAVPPPNTAEVPNPSTLRQHVAASTLLNSRFATSNPPADVPTGSFQPVVPVIVKEEQNEEQAAEAGEAKHTCTTFTHGSVGGVGSSNANSVPSQDVEPTYGFSPEELNTTLNNSGGANTSGARGCSDKRAGLFTDLILEMVYRDLQPFSVVEERGFRLLLSCLEPNYPVPSPSLLGNLLCHRYHILKQCLQQHLQTGLAPRCMAICTEHWRSVDGCGVEGIGQFYLTVSAHFVDSNWQLARCVLNTRPIEEYKGNTTNSGPIKFANTLKAVLSEFHLPESYVFCVVHDTPWGMEGRRQGSITLDQDYQQEFPGPSHASMQSLPEGWEPLLCAGEALKICVQEGLYVETVRQALADARGIVLHFQHDVNAAAALNQKAEAANKGAPRLVLDDPGRWATAIDMCERLLELKWVVSSVLEEQKAAPNLADHQWRLLHELVPVLKTVRIAASFLSEDINASISSLMPCLQGVSRILGQNIAECSCPVVRGIMERIRTGMEKRWRLTDEESLLDSPAVLSSFLDPRFKEMRFLSPHARSKLHDKVKELLSVQTYTDDREVDQDIDSGLEVRENDTVGEPAVLGLDDQLPIPTVASLDSPESCPSCGEEGDSIELQQNENFVAVLSPEHISENITDSPSKATGGCKRAANTAELSSPLTCDRQLSGRMRISPVPQSMYDILLGEDPTERMPEIQQQLENYIAEPLCKRSLSPLHWWRNKEHRFPAVARLARRYLSIPATAIPADRAFAPRESPVAHRRAMLGPKNLDQVLFLHQNCDYVEQLKGNLPGHREIEHNSSLGGNQSRDSLYQTLVSYDNKV from the coding sequence ATGGAGTTCCCAGGTCGAAGGCGGCCTGGTAGTCTTGGCACTCCAACTCTAAGGAGGAGAATGGATCGCATGTTACCTTTCTCTGAACGTCGCACGTCTAAAGTATGGGACCACTACACCCAGCTTAGCATGCATCGAGTTGAGTGCAACCACTGCAAGAGGCAGCTGTCTTTTCACAACAGCACCACCTCGATGAGAGAGCACTTGGGACGCAAGCACAGTATTCGTGACGGAGCTGTCCCGCCTCCCAACACAGCCGAAGTCCCAAACCCTTCAACGTTACGTCAACACGTGGCTGCGTCTACTTTACTTAACAGCAGATTTGCAACATCTAATCCACCAGCAGATGTACCGACTGGCTCGTTTCAGCCAGTAGTGCCCGTCATTGTGAAAGAGGAGCAGAATGAAGAACAAGCAGCTGAGGCCGGTGAGGCCAAACATACCTGCACTACGTTCACCCATGGTTCTGTAGGAGGAGTCGGTTCTTCAAATGCTAATTCCGTTCCAAGCCAGGATGTAGAACCAACGTACGGATTTTCTCCAGAAGAGCTTAACACCACACTCAACAACAGTGGTGGCGCTAATACCAGTGGTGCCAGGGGCTGCAGTGATAAGCGTGCAGGACTTTTCACAGACCTTATTTTAGAGATGGTATACAGGGACCTGCAACCTTTCTCTGTGGTAGAAGAGAGGGGCTTCAGACTCTTGCTTAGTTGTCTTGAACCTAATTATCCTGTTCCATCACCTTCTTTGCTTGGGAACCTACTGTGCCATCGCTATCACATACTCAAGCAATGCCTTCAGCAGCATCTTCAAACCGGCCTTGCTCCCCGCTGTATGGCCATTTGTACCGAACACTGGCGATCTGTTGATGGATGTGGGGTCGAAGGAATTGGCCAGTTCTACCTCACTGTCAGCGCCCATTTTGTTGACTCTAATTGGCAACTAGCCCGCTGCGTTTTAAATACTCGTCCAATAGAAGAATACAAAGGCAACACCACCAACAGCGGCCCCATCAAGTTTGCAAACACATTAAAAGCAGTTCTGTCGGAATTCCACCTTCCTGAGAGCTATGTGTTCTGTGTTGTTCATGACACTCCATGGGGTATGGAGGGCAGGAGACAAGGAAGCATCACACTTGATCAGGACTATCAACAGGAATTTCCTGGACCCAGTCATGCTTCCATGCAGTCACTTCCAGAGGGCTGGGAACCACTTCTTTGTGCAGGAGAGGCTCTTAAAATCTGCGTCCAGGAGGGACTTTATGTGGAGACTGTAAGACAGGCACTTGCAGATGCTCGCGGGATTGTCCTTCACTTCCAACATGATGTTAATGCGGCTGCAGCTCTAAATCAAAAAGCAGAGGCTGCCAACAAAGGTGCACCACGACTGGTCTTGGATGACCCAGGCCGCTGGGCCACAGCCATTGACATGTGTGAAAGACTGCTAGAGCTTAAATGGGTGGTTAGCTCGGTGCTGGAAGAGCAAAAGGCAGCACCTAATTTGGCCGACCATCAGTGGCGTTTATTACACGAATTAGTGCCAGTGCTAAAAACGGTGCGCATTGCAGCATCTTTCTTGAGCGAAGACATCAATGCTTCAATTTCTTCCTTGATGCCTTGTCTGCAAGGTGTGTCTCGAATCCTGGGGCAAAACATTGCTGAATGCAGCTGCCCCGTGGTCAGGGGAATCATGGAAAGGATCCGCACTGGGATGGAGAAGCGCTGGAGACTGACTGACGAGGAATCCTTGCTTGACAGTCCTGCTGTCCTGTCGTCATTCCTGGACCCAAGATTCAAAGAGATGCGATTTCTTAGCCCACATGCTCGCAGCAAGCTGCATGACAAGGTTAAAGAGTTGTTATCTGTTCAGACTTATACAGATGACAGAGAGGTGGACCAAGATATAGACAGCGGCTTGGAAGTAAGAGAGAATGACACAGTAGGGGAACCTGCCGTTTTGGGATTGGATGACCAGTTGCCTATTCCCACAGTGGCATCATTGGATTCCCCTGAGTCATGTCCCTCATGTGGGGAGGAGGGTGACAGCATTGAACTTCAGCAGAATGAGAATTTTGTAGCTGTCTTATCTCCAGAACACATCAGTGAAAATATTACAGATTCACCATCCAAAGCTACAGGTGGATGTAAAAGAGCTGCCAACACAGCTGAACTGTCATCACCGCTCACATGTGATCGGCAGCTCTCTGGCCGAATGCGAATAAGCCCTGTTCCTCAAAGTATGTATGACATTCTTCTTGGAGAAGATCCTACTGAACGAATGCCCGAAATCCAACAGCAGCTAGAGAATTACATAGCGGAGCCGTTGTGCAAACGTAGCCTCTCACCTCTTCACTGGTGGCGTAACAAAGAACACCGCTTTCCCGCAGTGGCTCGACTTGCACGAAGATATCTTTCAATCCCGGCTACTGCTATTCCCGCTGATCGTGCTTTTGCACCGAGGGAATCACCGGTGGCCCACAGGCGAGCTATGCTAGGACCCAAAAATCTTGACCAAGTATTGTTTCTTCATCAGAACTGCGATTATGTAGAGCAGCTTAAGGGTAATCTTCCAGGACATCGAGAGATTGAACATAACAGTAGTCTGGGTGGAAACCAAAGTAGAGACAGTCTGTATCAGACTTTAGTGTCCTATGATAATAAGGTTTAA
- the napaa gene encoding N-ethylmaleimide-sensitive factor attachment protein, alpha a codes for MKHRISAEARFYFRFQSDVSIATEQTFRREQRDKNNMDVSGKEKEAMALMAEADRKMTVTASFFIKLVGSSSKAEEACDMYTRAANMFKMAKNWRAAGDAFCKAAKVHLKTQSKHNAAISFVNASNAYRKSDPQEAIKCLSRAIDINTDMGHFTTAAKHHITVAEIYESELLDMDKAVVHYKQAGDYYKGEESTSAANKCLLKVAMYAAQCEQYQKALQIFEEIGIYCMDNTLLKYGAKDHFFKAALCHFCVDMLNAKLALQRYEGMFPAFSDSRECKLVKKLLDAHEEQDADAYANAVKEFDSITRLDQWHTTMLLRIKRTIQEDESNLR; via the exons ATGAAGCATCGG ATTTCAGCCGAAGCTCGATTTTACTTCCGGTTCCAAAGTGACGTGTCTATAGCAACAGAGCAGACCTTTAGGAGAGAACAGAGGGATAAAAACAACATGGATGTTTCcgggaaagagaaagaagccATGGCTCTGATGGCTGAAGCGGACAGGAAAATGACAGTGACGGCATCGTTTTTTATAAAGTTAGTCGG GAGCTCTTCTAAGGCAGAGGAAGCCTGTGACATGTACACGAGAGCTGCGAATATGTTCAAGATGGCCAAGAACTGGCGCG cTGCAGGAGATGCATTCTGCAAAGCTGCAAAAGTGCACTTGAAAACGCAAAGCAAGCACAACGCTGCCATCAGCTTTGTCAATGCCAGCAACGCGTACAGAAAATCAGATCCACAAG AGGCCATCAAGTGTCTGAGTCGGGCCATCGATATCAACACAGATATG GGGCATTTCACCACCGCAGCGAAGCACCACATCACTGTGGCTGAAATTTACGAGTCAGAATTACTGGACATGGATAAG GCAGTTGTGCATTACAAGCAGGCTGGTGATTACTACAAAGGAGAAGAGTCTACaag TGCTGCCAATAAGTGCCTACTTAAAGTGGCGATGTATGCCGCACAGTGTGAACAGTACCAGAAGGCTCTACAGATATTTGAAGAG ATTGGGATCTACTGCATGGACAACACCTTGCTGAAGTATGGAGCTAAAGATCACTTCTTCAAGGCAGCACTGTGTCATTTCTGTGTCGACATGCTAAACGCCAAG CTGGCTTTGCAGCGATATGAGGGAATGTTTCCTGCCTTCTCAGACTCCAGGGAGTGCAAACTTGTCAAG aaacttCTTGATGCACACGAGGAGCAAGATGCCGATGCATACGCAAACGCT GTGAAGGAGTTTGACTCGATCACGAGATTGGATCAGTGGCACACCACCATGTTACTGAGAATCAAGAGGACGATTCAGGAGGACGAGAGCAATCTCCGCTAA
- the rsph4a gene encoding radial spoke head protein 6 homolog A: protein MESSEETLEERRQLAAACFKAFLLKNSTKTNLNLYDHLVRLLTRVMDERPENTVDVIEDLSREIKRSMLQETQSTVRDSPSTSSSELLAEQQRPLFNRGEEEEHEEMETPLPNMTELTFFLEQIGVGLGREEMQRILLALKQLVDSQPLQRCRFWGKILGIEWNYIVAEVEYRDGEEEEDEAEQETQEDEEKEGEEELDPLPKSSYKPPSPVPNESRRTGTNKFTYFVCREPGLPWVRLPEVTPAQITVARQIRKFFTGRLDAPVVSYPPFPGNEANYLRTQIARISAGTQVSPLGFYQFREEEGEEEEEGARDSVEDNTEFEGIPMHEMAESLSAWVHHIQHILKQGRCTWVNMAEKPEREEEDAEEEEKEEEPDEPEPEIGPPLLTPLSEDAEVNNTPPWSTRISSHLIPQYAIAFVRSNLWPGAYAYACGKKFENIYIGWGMKFLGESFSPVVLPPPQLEYPSGPEVTEALDPTLQEEQALKEAQEEQQAALEGNYALDAAEEDEEDEEEN from the exons ATGGAGAGTTCGGAGGAAACGCTAGAGGAGCGGAGGCAGCTGGCTGCAGCTTGCTTTAAAGCTTTTCTCTtaaaaaacagcacaaaaacAAACCTCAACCT CTACGACCATTTGGTTCGCCTGCTCACCAGAGTGATGGATGAGCGTCCGGAGAACACGGTGGACGTGATTGAAGATCTAAGCCGCGAGATAAAACGCAGCATGCTTCAGGAGACGCAGAGCACGGTGCGAGATTCCCCGTCCACATCCTCATCTGAGCTGCTGGCCGAGCAACAGAGACCGCTGTTTAACCGCGGTGAAGAGGAGGAACACGAAGAG ATGGAGACACCCCTGCCCAATATGACTGAGCTGACGTTCTTCCTGGAGCAGATTGGGGTTGGTCTGGGTCGGGAGGAGATGCAAAGGATCCTCCTGGCCCTGAAGCAGCTGGTGGACAGTCAGCCCCTGCAACGCTGCCGATTCTGGGGTAAAATCCTTGGTATTGAGTGGAACTATATAGTGGCTGAAGTGGAATACAGGGAtggtgaggaagaggaggacgaGGCAGAGCAGGAAACACAGGAAGACGAGGAGAAAGAGGGCGAGGAGGAG CTGGATCCACTCCCCAAATCAAGCTACAAGCCACCCAGCCCAGTCCCTAATGAGTCTCGGCGTACCGGCACCAACAAGTTCACATACTTTGTGTGCAGAGAGCCAGGCCTGCCCTGGGTCCGTCTTCCTGAAGTTACACCTGCTCAGATTACAGTTGCACGACAAATCCGCAAGTTCTTCACCGGGCGCCTGGACGCTCCCGTCGTGAGCTACCCGCCCTTCCCAGGCAACGAAGCCAACTACCTGCGCACCCAGATAGCCCGCATCTCAGCAGGTACGCAGGTCAGTCCACTGGGATTCTATCAGTtcagagaggaggagggggaagaagaggaggaaggagcAAGAGACAGCGTCGAGGACAACACTGAATTTGAGGGAATCCCCATGCACGAGATGGCAGAGTCACTGTCGGCGTGGGTCCACCACATACAGCACATTCTCAAGCAG GGTCGTTGTACGTGGGTCAATATGGCCGAAAAGCCagagagggaggaagaagacgcagaggaagaggagaaggaggaagagCCTGACGAGCCAGAGCCAGAGATTGGACCGCCGCTTCTCACGCCATTGTCTGAGGATGCAG AGGTTAATAACACTCCTCCTTGGAGTACCAGGATCTCTTCACACTTAATTCCTCAGTACGCCATTGCTTTTGTGCGCTCCAACctgtggcctggagcctacgcATACGCCTGTGGAAA GAAGTTTGAGAACATCTACATTGGCTGGGGGATGAAATTCTTGGGCGAGAGCTTTAGCCCGGTTGTACTTCCTCCACCACAGCTTGAGTACCCAAGTGGCCCTGAGGTCACTGAGGCGCTGGACCCCACTCTGCAGGAGGAGCAGGCTCTCAAAGAAGCACAAGAGGAGCAGCAGGCCGCGCTGGAGGGCAACTACGCGTTGGATGCTGcggaagaggatgaagaggatgaagaggaaAATTAA